A window from Carassius gibelio isolate Cgi1373 ecotype wild population from Czech Republic chromosome B3, carGib1.2-hapl.c, whole genome shotgun sequence encodes these proteins:
- the LOC127952521 gene encoding uncharacterized protein LOC127952521 isoform X1 gives MEFKEEREENTSEPETCRIKHEEPETWRIKHEEPETWRIKHEEPETWRIKHEEPETWRIKHEEPETWRIKHEEPETWRIKHEEPETWRIKHEEPETWRIKQEEPEPWRIKHEEPETWRIKHEEPETRRIKHEEHGGPAMATSSNTPLPQDDGLWMFLQSRGIPEENIQKMQQDHIDSSVVGEIDDATMNAYIPAYGDRIATRRFCMEKQRKGGDDLKRLSLFEKLRRKMGTLTSNKDTDQDFEEEHSMQPTKMHLRNNKRAMKMTRKIELGWIHNKKQVRKRNGGGTRVLDISKKATKTEILSQAKKLFFPNEKSRKGKWEEFSHSIVDFQEAYLDEGVSVGELYETQKLGILRFYLFTEHLTNGDEVFTETTEGTDEQTDAASVNERQKNTTEDNKQMTQKPHDSEQQTHTVEAFVSTAVEIVDLTSLCDTSEVIFGPLQGGPFLEDLDDTILHEPIEEAQINIDANSSTTVHSDTVSAGPLSPPYELLHVTVKLHRVNLLEELIIQFKDEAMMSYTVKYSFIHEMGADADGVSRGVYAAFWTEFLDCAAEGADVRVPSLSPKWQEEEWKSVGRIMVKGLKDHGYFPSRLAQAFTAAITFGEHTVSPDLLFDSLMLYLSQSERDLLSTALQDALDGDDKDELLDLMDRMGVRTVPTQENLKAVLLQVAHKQIIQQPKYALDNIAAVAGPTLREFFPSVLDMQKMYEDLKPSTRKVLRLITASPATPAENQSLRFLHQYIRGLDEIGLRKMLRFVTGSDVICVKDIQVIFTPLEGLSRRPIAHTCGPTLELPSTYNSYPDLRAEMEAILSSNFYAMDIA, from the exons atggagtTTAAAGAGGAGCGTGAAGAGAACacgagtgaaccagaaacctgcagaataaaacacgaggaaccagaaacctggagaataaaacacgaggaaccagaaacctggagaataaaacacgaggaaccagaaacctggagaataaaacacgaggaaccagaaacctggagaataaaacacgaggaaccagaaacctggagaataaaacacgaggaaccagaaacctggagaataaaacacgaggaaccagaaacctggagaataaaacacgaggaaccagaaacctggagaataaaacaagaggaaccagaaccctggagaataaaacacgaggaaccagaaacctggagaataaaacacgaggaaccagaaaccaggagaataaaacacgaggaacatgGAG GGCCAGCTATGGCTACATCTTCAAATACCCCCCTCCCACAAGATGATGGTCTGTGGATGTTTCTTCAGAGCCGAGGGATTCCTGAGGAAAATATACAGAAAATGCAGCAAGATCAT ATTGACAGCTCGGTAGTTGGAGAAATAGATGATGCCACTATGAATGCTTACATTCCAGCATATGGTGATAGGATTGCTACAAGGCGTTTCTGTATGGAAAAACAGAGAAAAGGTGGAGATGATCTAAAAAGACTGTCCTTATTTGAAAAACTTAGAAGAAAGATGGGCACATTGACAAGCAATAAAGACACAGATCAAGATTTTGAGGAGGAGCATTCTATGCAGCCAACAAAGATGCATCTGAGAAATAACAAAAGGGCCATGAAGATGACAAGGAAAATAGAACTAGGATGGATACACAACAAGAAACAAGTGAGAAAACGCAATGGTGGAGGAACCAGAGTTCTTGATATTTCCAAGAAAGCCACAAAAACAGAGATTCTATCACAAgctaaaaagctatttttcccCAATGAGAAATCGAGAAAGGGAAAGTGGGAAGAGTTCAGTCACAGCATTGTTGACTTTCAGGAAGCATACCTTGATGAGGGTGTTAGTGTGGGAGAGCTCTATGAAACACAAAAATTGGGGATTTTAAGATTTTACTTGTTCACAGAGCACCTGACAAATGGAGATGAAGTATTCACAGAGACGACAGAAGGAACTGATGAACAGACAGATGCAGCGAGTGTAAATGAGCGacagaaaaacacaacagaagataATAAGCAGATGACACAAAAACCACATGACAGTGAACAGCAGACACACACTGTGGAAGCTTTTGTCTCTACTGCTGTAGAGATTGTTGATCTTACATCTTTGTGTGATACATCGGAGGTCATTTTTGGCCCTTTGCAAGGTGGACCATTTTTAGAAGATCTTGATGACACAATCTTACATGAGCCTATAGAAGAGGCCCAGATAAACATCGACGCCAATAGCTCAACTACTGTCCATTCTGACACCGTGTCTGCTGGCCCATTAAGTCCTCCTTATGAACTGTTGCATGTGACAGTGAAACTCCACAGAGTCAATCTCTTGGAGGAACTGATTATCCAATTCAAGGATGAAGCGATGATGTCCTACACTGTGAAATACagcttcattcatgaaatggggGCAGATGCTGATGGCGTGTCCAGGGGTGTATATGCTGCCTTCTGGACAGAGTTTTTAGACTGTGCAGCAGAGGGTGCAGATGTGAGGGTGCCATCACTATCCCCAAAATGGCAAGAGGAAGAATGGAAATCTGTTGGTAGGATAATGGTCAAGGGATTAAAGGACCATGGATATTTTCCTTCTCGGCTGGCTCAAGCTTTTACAGCAGCAATCACATTTGGTGAACACACTGTCTCACCTGATTTATTGTTTGACTCACTAATGTTGTATCTTAGTCAGTCTGAGCGCGATCTCTTGTCCACTGCTTTGCAAGACGCCCTTGATGGTGATGATAAAGATGAACTTCTTGATCTTATGGATCGCATGGGAGTAAGAACAGTACCAACACAAGAGAACTTGAAAGCTGTACTTCTCCAAGTTGCCCACAAGCAAATAATCCAGCAACCAAAATATGCACTGGATAACATTGCAGCAGTCGCAGGACCAACTCTCAGGGAATTCTTCCCCAGTGTGCTGGATATGCAGAAGATGTATGAGGATCTTAAACCATCAACCCGAAAGGTATTAAGGTTGATCACGGCCTCTCCAGCTACTCCAGCTGAGAACCAAAGTTTGCGATTTTTACATCAATACATCAGGGGACTGGATGAGATAGGCCTCCGGAAGATGTTGAGATTCGTGACAGGGTCTGATGTCATCTGCGTTAAAGACATTCAAGTCATATTCACCCCTTTGGAAGGGTTATCAAGGCGGCCTATTGCACATACTTGTGGCCCAACTTTAGAGCTGCCATCAACTTAC
- the LOC127952060 gene encoding LOW QUALITY PROTEIN: uncharacterized protein LOC127952060 (The sequence of the model RefSeq protein was modified relative to this genomic sequence to represent the inferred CDS: substituted 2 bases at 2 genomic stop codons) translates to MADKCHLCLLGLIFLSSLLTGLSGVDDAHVFISSGKDVRLPCNNALPDCNSTTWNYNNRFRDSVTVELINSGRKKTDTERHERLSLGSDCSLNIKRVTKEDCGSYTCRQYVNDQQQGTDAGVYLHVLHVSSSEISAGRSVILSCQLYSYTGVSCDDWIRSERIELFWVNQGGVKLKRSDSIYQISAPGHCITSLNTTILNEDENGEWRCEVTQVKTSVTFTVRYSGEKQTFLTXFQKTIXYRHMTED, encoded by the exons ATGGCTGATAAGTGTCACTTGTGTCTGCTGGGACTGatctttctctcttcacttctCACAG GTCTCAGTGGAGTGGATGATGCTCATGTGTTCATCAGTTCTGGTAAAGATGTCCGTCTGCCCTGTAATAATGCTCTTCCTGACTGTAACTCAACTACATGGAACTATAATAACAGATTCAGAGATTCAGTAACAGTTGAACTGATTAATTCAGGGAGAaagaagacagacacagagagacatgagagactgagtctggggtctgactgctctctgaacatcaaGAGAGTCACAAAAGAAGATTGTGGATCTTACACCTGCAGACAATATGTGAATGATCAACAACAGGGAACTGATGCTGGTGTTTATCTGCATGTTCTTCATG tCTCCTCATCTGAGATCAGTGCAGGCCGATCTGTGATTCTTTCCTGTCAGTTGTATTCATATACTGGAGTCTCTTGTGATGATTGGATCCGTTCTGAGCGAATTGAGTTGTTCTGGGTGAATCAGGGTGGTGTTAAACTGAAGAGATCAGACTCCATATATCAGATATCAGCTCCTGGTCACTGTATCACCTCTCTGAATACAACAATCCTGAATGAAGATGAAAACGGAGAGTGGAGATGTGAAGTTACTCAAGTCAAGACTTCAGTCACATTTACTGTTAGGTATTCAGGTGAGAAACAAACTTTCTTAACTTAATTTCAGAAAACCATCTGATACAGACACATGACTGAGGATTAA
- the LOC127952521 gene encoding uncharacterized protein LOC127952521 isoform X2 — translation MATSSNTPLPQDDGLWMFLQSRGIPEENIQKMQQDHIDSSVVGEIDDATMNAYIPAYGDRIATRRFCMEKQRKGGDDLKRLSLFEKLRRKMGTLTSNKDTDQDFEEEHSMQPTKMHLRNNKRAMKMTRKIELGWIHNKKQVRKRNGGGTRVLDISKKATKTEILSQAKKLFFPNEKSRKGKWEEFSHSIVDFQEAYLDEGVSVGELYETQKLGILRFYLFTEHLTNGDEVFTETTEGTDEQTDAASVNERQKNTTEDNKQMTQKPHDSEQQTHTVEAFVSTAVEIVDLTSLCDTSEVIFGPLQGGPFLEDLDDTILHEPIEEAQINIDANSSTTVHSDTVSAGPLSPPYELLHVTVKLHRVNLLEELIIQFKDEAMMSYTVKYSFIHEMGADADGVSRGVYAAFWTEFLDCAAEGADVRVPSLSPKWQEEEWKSVGRIMVKGLKDHGYFPSRLAQAFTAAITFGEHTVSPDLLFDSLMLYLSQSERDLLSTALQDALDGDDKDELLDLMDRMGVRTVPTQENLKAVLLQVAHKQIIQQPKYALDNIAAVAGPTLREFFPSVLDMQKMYEDLKPSTRKVLRLITASPATPAENQSLRFLHQYIRGLDEIGLRKMLRFVTGSDVICVKDIQVIFTPLEGLSRRPIAHTCGPTLELPSTYNSYPDLRAEMEAILSSNFYAMDIA, via the exons ATGGCTACATCTTCAAATACCCCCCTCCCACAAGATGATGGTCTGTGGATGTTTCTTCAGAGCCGAGGGATTCCTGAGGAAAATATACAGAAAATGCAGCAAGATCAT ATTGACAGCTCGGTAGTTGGAGAAATAGATGATGCCACTATGAATGCTTACATTCCAGCATATGGTGATAGGATTGCTACAAGGCGTTTCTGTATGGAAAAACAGAGAAAAGGTGGAGATGATCTAAAAAGACTGTCCTTATTTGAAAAACTTAGAAGAAAGATGGGCACATTGACAAGCAATAAAGACACAGATCAAGATTTTGAGGAGGAGCATTCTATGCAGCCAACAAAGATGCATCTGAGAAATAACAAAAGGGCCATGAAGATGACAAGGAAAATAGAACTAGGATGGATACACAACAAGAAACAAGTGAGAAAACGCAATGGTGGAGGAACCAGAGTTCTTGATATTTCCAAGAAAGCCACAAAAACAGAGATTCTATCACAAgctaaaaagctatttttcccCAATGAGAAATCGAGAAAGGGAAAGTGGGAAGAGTTCAGTCACAGCATTGTTGACTTTCAGGAAGCATACCTTGATGAGGGTGTTAGTGTGGGAGAGCTCTATGAAACACAAAAATTGGGGATTTTAAGATTTTACTTGTTCACAGAGCACCTGACAAATGGAGATGAAGTATTCACAGAGACGACAGAAGGAACTGATGAACAGACAGATGCAGCGAGTGTAAATGAGCGacagaaaaacacaacagaagataATAAGCAGATGACACAAAAACCACATGACAGTGAACAGCAGACACACACTGTGGAAGCTTTTGTCTCTACTGCTGTAGAGATTGTTGATCTTACATCTTTGTGTGATACATCGGAGGTCATTTTTGGCCCTTTGCAAGGTGGACCATTTTTAGAAGATCTTGATGACACAATCTTACATGAGCCTATAGAAGAGGCCCAGATAAACATCGACGCCAATAGCTCAACTACTGTCCATTCTGACACCGTGTCTGCTGGCCCATTAAGTCCTCCTTATGAACTGTTGCATGTGACAGTGAAACTCCACAGAGTCAATCTCTTGGAGGAACTGATTATCCAATTCAAGGATGAAGCGATGATGTCCTACACTGTGAAATACagcttcattcatgaaatggggGCAGATGCTGATGGCGTGTCCAGGGGTGTATATGCTGCCTTCTGGACAGAGTTTTTAGACTGTGCAGCAGAGGGTGCAGATGTGAGGGTGCCATCACTATCCCCAAAATGGCAAGAGGAAGAATGGAAATCTGTTGGTAGGATAATGGTCAAGGGATTAAAGGACCATGGATATTTTCCTTCTCGGCTGGCTCAAGCTTTTACAGCAGCAATCACATTTGGTGAACACACTGTCTCACCTGATTTATTGTTTGACTCACTAATGTTGTATCTTAGTCAGTCTGAGCGCGATCTCTTGTCCACTGCTTTGCAAGACGCCCTTGATGGTGATGATAAAGATGAACTTCTTGATCTTATGGATCGCATGGGAGTAAGAACAGTACCAACACAAGAGAACTTGAAAGCTGTACTTCTCCAAGTTGCCCACAAGCAAATAATCCAGCAACCAAAATATGCACTGGATAACATTGCAGCAGTCGCAGGACCAACTCTCAGGGAATTCTTCCCCAGTGTGCTGGATATGCAGAAGATGTATGAGGATCTTAAACCATCAACCCGAAAGGTATTAAGGTTGATCACGGCCTCTCCAGCTACTCCAGCTGAGAACCAAAGTTTGCGATTTTTACATCAATACATCAGGGGACTGGATGAGATAGGCCTCCGGAAGATGTTGAGATTCGTGACAGGGTCTGATGTCATCTGCGTTAAAGACATTCAAGTCATATTCACCCCTTTGGAAGGGTTATCAAGGCGGCCTATTGCACATACTTGTGGCCCAACTTTAGAGCTGCCATCAACTTAC